One stretch of Campylobacter sp. CCS1377 DNA includes these proteins:
- the mnmC gene encoding bifunctional tRNA (5-methylaminomethyl-2-thiouridine)(34)-methyltransferase MnmD/FAD-dependent 5-carboxymethylaminomethyl-2-thiouridine(34) oxidoreductase MnmC: protein MQKARLIFKDNTPFSLDFDDFYFNSKDGVNESKFVYTQAFEFTEDENFIIAELGFGIGLNFFLSLKRFLNSTKRPKRLFYVSLENFYIDKELLRECYKRLNLYEEFKELLELFLEFYPKNKEGYYRFYFKDCFLDLVFKDAVFSLKELDFKADVWFLDGFSPSKNKTMFDEEIIKEIARLSKINTQILTFSASSFLQKNLKKYNFEVQKVKGFKKREMIKACFKGFEFECKEAYFSRVKKDFKGKKLAIIGAGISAASLAYELSLRGFEIEIFEKNTKLFENASTNASGILSSLILKPEVVLGELSQNAFIEASRFYQQILGFKPQGVYEFAYNELMQTRFDLQKDNVLFQICDNRAFLEDGGVIEPKTIVSELLRLSGAKIHFGYEFMHFTKDDNKFSLHFNTQNSKSGFDILIYASGADTKKILSYEAMNLSKVRGQVTLLKPFLDTKFALSSKAYITPIKNDLQLIGATYDRLNEDINPTQKDNEENIQNIKEFLQGNEKLVVQGAKVAFRSYSSDRFAIIGPAYDEEFYKKSYKALLWTKDKPQILPQNIENLYLDFAHGSRGFSTAILGARYICALICNEPLGLFKSFTHAIHPARFLIRKLKKGL from the coding sequence ATGCAAAAAGCTCGTTTGATTTTTAAGGATAATACTCCTTTTTCTTTAGATTTTGATGATTTTTATTTTAATTCCAAAGATGGAGTAAATGAGAGTAAATTTGTATACACGCAAGCCTTTGAATTTACAGAAGATGAAAATTTTATTATCGCTGAACTAGGTTTTGGCATAGGTTTGAATTTTTTTCTAAGCTTAAAACGCTTTTTAAATTCCACTAAACGCCCTAAAAGATTGTTTTATGTAAGTTTGGAAAATTTTTATATTGATAAAGAGCTTTTAAGAGAATGCTATAAAAGATTAAATCTTTATGAAGAATTTAAAGAGCTTTTGGAGCTGTTTTTAGAGTTTTATCCTAAAAATAAAGAAGGATATTATCGTTTTTATTTCAAGGATTGTTTTTTAGATCTTGTATTTAAAGATGCTGTATTTTCTTTAAAAGAGCTTGATTTTAAAGCTGATGTTTGGTTTTTAGACGGTTTTTCTCCAAGCAAGAATAAAACAATGTTTGATGAAGAAATCATTAAAGAAATCGCAAGGCTTTCTAAGATAAATACCCAAATTCTTACCTTTTCTGCATCAAGTTTTTTGCAAAAAAATCTTAAAAAATATAATTTTGAAGTGCAAAAAGTTAAAGGCTTCAAAAAAAGAGAAATGATTAAAGCGTGTTTTAAGGGCTTTGAATTTGAATGCAAAGAAGCTTATTTTTCACGCGTTAAAAAAGATTTTAAAGGTAAAAAACTTGCTATAATTGGTGCTGGAATCAGTGCCGCAAGTCTTGCTTATGAACTTTCGCTAAGGGGTTTTGAGATAGAAATTTTTGAAAAAAACACAAAGCTTTTTGAAAATGCAAGCACAAATGCAAGCGGAATTTTAAGTTCTCTTATTTTAAAGCCTGAGGTTGTTTTGGGGGAATTATCTCAAAATGCTTTTATTGAAGCGAGTAGATTTTATCAGCAAATTTTGGGTTTTAAGCCCCAAGGTGTTTATGAATTTGCTTACAATGAACTGATGCAAACGCGTTTTGATTTACAAAAAGATAATGTTTTGTTTCAAATTTGTGATAATAGAGCTTTTTTGGAAGATGGCGGTGTTATCGAACCAAAAACGATTGTAAGTGAGCTTTTAAGACTTAGTGGTGCTAAAATACACTTTGGTTATGAATTTATGCATTTTACAAAAGATGATAATAAATTTTCCTTGCATTTTAATACGCAAAATAGCAAAAGCGGCTTTGATATACTCATTTATGCTAGCGGTGCGGATACTAAAAAAATACTTTCTTATGAAGCGATGAATTTAAGTAAAGTTCGCGGGCAAGTCACGCTTTTAAAGCCTTTTTTAGATACAAAATTTGCCTTATCTTCAAAAGCTTATATTACGCCTATAAAAAATGATTTGCAATTAATTGGCGCGACTTATGATAGGCTAAATGAGGATATAAATCCTACGCAAAAAGATAATGAGGAAAATATCCAAAATATCAAGGAATTTTTACAAGGCAATGAAAAGCTTGTCGTGCAAGGTGCTAAGGTTGCTTTTAGATCTTATTCAAGCGATAGATTTGCCATTATTGGTCCAGCTTATGATGAGGAGTTTTATAAAAAATCTTATAAGGCTTTATTATGGACTAAAGATAAGCCACAAATTTTGCCACAAAATATTGAGAATTTATATCTTGATTTTGCCCATGGTTCAAGAGGATTTAGCACAGCAATTTTAGGTGCAAGATACATTTGTGCTTTGATTTGTAATGAGCCTTTAGGCTTATTTAAAAGTTTTACTCATGCTATTCATCCTGCTAGATTTTTAATACGAAAGCTTAAAAAGGGTTTGTGA